The DNA sequence CCATTGATAATATTTCCCATTAAAGGTAATTTCAAGTTAACAACGGGGGTAATGACTGAATCAACTTTTTGATAAGAAGTTTTTTCATCAAAGAATCCATGTGGCTCTATATACAAAGAACCTTTTAGGTGAGTTAAGATATATCCATTCTCTATATTTGGGACAGCAGCTCCTGGAGTTGCCTGAATAGTAATCTCTTCGAGCTGTATAAAATTGCCAGGTGTAATTTCTTGCACATCCTCAAACCCAAGTTTCTTTACCAATAATGCTGCAGATGGAGATGCAATTACCTTTGTTGCCCTAGGTAGAAGGTTTAGCGATGGAATATGCGCGTGATCAGCCAATCCTTGCGTAAGCAATAAAAGGTTTAAGCTGTCAGGAGCTTTATATTCATTTCTTAGCTTTCCTTCAAGAAGCCACTTCCCAGGGGGGAATGAGAGAGAGCCTGTAAGCCAGGGATCGATTAATACTCGATATCCTCCAAACTGAATCAACCAGCCGCTAGATCCATAATAAGTAGCGAAAAAGGACATTTGGGAGCATAGTTAAAGAGTAAATATACGAAACAACAATGAGTTCTGAAGAAGGTGGTGGAATGATCCCAGGCTTATTTGCCATTGCCATTTCAGCAATATTTGCAGCTGCAATAGGCTTCTTAGTGCTTCATTTTATTCCGGATACACCATTTTAATTAAATTTGCCTAGATATAATTGATAAAAATGTAATTAATTCTCAGGAAGAGATCTAGTCATTCTTACTAGGGTTTGATGTGCATCCTCACTATCTGTCAATACATGGTCAAATAAAACTTCTAATTCGTCTCCATCTACATCTAACATCATTGATCTTGAATTAAGATCAATGATGCGAGCATTAACTGGATTGACAATCCCAGCATAATAACGAGCATATTTAAGAATTGCCTCATTATGGTCTTTATTCATATGTGAACAAATCCGTTTTCTTACTTCAGGACTTAACTGTTCTTTACTCACAATTAAAATTTGACCTCTTTTTTAAATCTAGCAGGTACTAAGTTCCTCTAAATCAAAAAAT is a window from the Prochlorococcus marinus str. MIT 9211 genome containing:
- a CDS encoding MBL fold metallo-hydrolase, whose protein sequence is MSFFATYYGSSGWLIQFGGYRVLIDPWLTGSLSFPPGKWLLEGKLRNEYKAPDSLNLLLLTQGLADHAHIPSLNLLPRATKVIASPSAALLVKKLGFEDVQEITPGNFIQLEEITIQATPGAAVPNIENGYILTHLKGSLYIEPHGFFDEKTSYQKVDSVITPVVNLKLPLMGNIINGKSILPILIDKLKPINILSSTTGGDVEFTGLLNRFISSEGTIEEARKSIYGKASFIDPIPGTRYELETS
- a CDS encoding DUF2470 domain-containing protein — translated: MSKEQLSPEVRKRICSHMNKDHNEAILKYARYYAGIVNPVNARIIDLNSRSMMLDVDGDELEVLFDHVLTDSEDAHQTLVRMTRSLPEN